The sequence gcTAATTCAATAATTACCTCCTCTGaggtagttttattttgtaattttcacagttttttccctttttaattttatgcatTTTGAAAGCTTCGCCTTTTTTGTTTTCtcacttaatatatatatatatatatatatatatatatgacatgtGTTAGCTTTTTTACAATTATTCTTGTGTTTAGAATGGAACGTTATTGTGATAATGAACTTGTTATATAAATTGTTCGCAGCTAGACACATTAGTTAATGCTACACATTTGCTAGTGAACTCTCTAATCGATGTGAGATCTACCAAtatatgttgacatgtgtcggcAAATCTATTAGTTTTGAATATCTAAATAACATTACATAGTgtaaaattgaaaatgcatgtgGGCTTTAGGGGCGAAATTGCCGGCTCTCCATCACATATTCGGCATTTCACATAGGCACGCGGTATTGCCGTACAATTAGTAAGATGCCACTATTCTATATATCCCCACCCTAAATATAAAGGGAAGAAAAATGCTGTGGGGTACCCTTAGCTTTAGGATAACTTGGATATGAATCACAGAAACAGTCCAATTGAAAACGACCCCCAAATTTGATGAGCGTTGATCTCGCATGTTATGCTACCACTCTTTGTGGTTCCACTTCCATGTGGCAAAACAAGTTCACATTGTTGCTTTCAATTGTTCTCTCCATCCGTTGCATGAACGCAAGACACGTTTCATATAACACGTGGACAATATGGGtgaaattttttacaatttgatGAAAATGATCACTGGtggtaattttttgtttatttcaacGAATTACAAGTATTTTAAGAGGGAATAGGATCCTCTTTGGATTCTCTTTGTGGGGATTTGGTTGATCAATCAATCGTgtatgttcatcgtatatcatcagttagaaatcattttaaaattttaatttaaaattaatataaatagtatctaaagAAAACTggtcgcacgatgtacgatgaacagataCAATTAATTGATCTCCAAATCTCTACAAAGAGAATTCGGAAAGGATACTTGTCCTTGTAAGAGAACTCAAAGTTGAATCTACCGTGCTTGGTTGATGAATCAAAAGTCCAAGGAAAGATTGATGGAAATGATCATTGTTGAATAGAATAAACGATGGGAAGTGCACCGGCTTCCCAATACCAATTATGAAATTGAAGAATGTATAATCCAATGAGTCCATAGAAAATAACTGCTTTTGTTGGTACAGTGGCTGGAATGGTCTATACTATGCAGTATACATCATTATGGAAACCCTCTATTTAACTAGTTTtatataaaaggaaaaattaggttcATAGACCTTTTTTTgttacttcattgattaaaaccttattcatttttaattttttattaaggtCCTTGGGTTTTAATAAACgctattaattatttcaataataaaatattttaatttctaaatacatttatttagtgttagaaacgttacatttaatatatttataactaaatatgactaaatttttatatcatatatttttatttttagtttgtacccatttttaatttgcaacccatttttttaatttgtaccaattttattttcagctttaatttgtactcatatattaatttctttttgtgcccatatattttaaacttttatttgtatttgtatccatatttttaaaatttatttgtaccgattttttattttgctaaatgtacccatgctaattatatgtattatgttatgttttaaaatatatcagtagttattttttaaaatatgttaataattatgtgggtacattattttttttgctataattttgtgaagaacaatattactctattattgatttttaagtatttactatattttaaaaatattatttgaattggTTAAACTTCATAATTTGAGGgacattaaatgcataaatacATGAGTTAAATATCTTAAATGATGCTAAGGACCtcgatcaaaatatttaaacaaacaaggtTTGAATCTAACAATTAGGTTAATAAGGGACTAGAACCAAAATGACCCTatataaaaatttggaagaaTTGTCTTTGGCGACTTAGCCAAGTGTAATTTATGTGTACACATATTTATGGAGAAGGAAATCAGGTTGCAGATGCTTTAGCTTCTTTTGGGGTAGATAGCTATGCTTATTACTGGTGGTCCATGATACCAAATTTTGCAGCCTCTGCTCATGCTTGTGGCATTTCGTTTTGTCTATATCACCGTTTTCGTTgatcatttttgtttttgtgggtcttgatctttttcttttactttcatttattatcaaacaaatagGTGTCTGGCATGCGACCATTACCGAAAAGCTAATCTCACCTAATCTTTCTctacttgaaaaaaaataacaatttgCAACTAGTATTACGATTCAATGATATTTTTTTCCGATTTTGAAGTGATTTAAATTTCATCATAAATAACGAGTTTATTACTAAATTATATTATTGACACTTTATCTCTTACAATGTCGTTGTATAGAAATGTTTCTCACAACAATATTGTATATGCATGTTGTGGTACATAGGAATGAAGGAagaatgatttcaaattgagatgtgatatccacacaccattttttacttcttacacatccctctaattttcggccgtttgatcaaatgaattgaagaaaatcaacgaacataaattaacaaagggtgtgtgagaagtaaaatagagtgtgtgaataacacatCTTTTCAAATTAGGGTCCACTCGTTTTGCTTGTAGCTTTGGACTGTCGGAAACAATCaagcaaacttaaaattgaTTGATTGGTTGTTGTTTCGTATGGGGAAGTTGACATATGGATTATGGAGGACTACCTCAAATAAGTTAAGTTGGGGATAAATAACTAAGTTATGTGTGGAGGATATTAATAATTTTGTATTGAGATTTGAGAGAGAGATCTCACTTTTATTAGATAATACAACCCAAAAAATACAAACACAAAACTATGGAACTCCTTGGAAGTAAAATTCCATGACCAATTTTCTCTTGGTTTTGATTTACACAAGCATTCAGTCTCCCAATAGCTTAATTGTAATGTACTGCGAAAAAAACCCATGACGAATGTTAATGGGTGTAACGCCTAACCCGTTAACTCAAGAAGTTGAGTTCGGGTGACTAATTATATAAACGAGTTGTAATTAGACAAATTCAAATTCGTTAAGCTCAACTTTATAAATTGCATACATGATGAGCAACTCTGTTAGCATGGCACTAACGTTATTAAAACTTAGAAGTGAAAACTCAATCGgtaaccaaatgatgtgtcacaaatAAAATAGacgcacgttaatcaacacttaactgataatccaatcatcaacaaccgtattatttggtttacaaaattcgatttaaaaatttaatctccATATCAATGTCACCCTACGCGGTAGGCACCAACTTATTACTTATTTATACGTAGGAAGCAAACTGTCCAATAGGACCAATACGAATTCAGTTTAactccaaataaacaaacaattaTGACTATGAGTGCAACTCCTTGCTTTTGTGCTAACAATTAAGTATGGCTGGTAAGCATGGTATAGTATGTTGTTCCGTACTAATTAAACCAAATCATTGTTTATTTGTAAGGAAATGGACTTtcttaaagaaaaaacaatataaTTTTCATTAAACAAACTCAAATACATCACAAGTCTTGAAGAAAGATGTCCTGAATGACGTAAGGAGGGTAAGGAGGGTTCTCGAATCAAACCGAAGGAGAACTTACTTGGAGACCAAACCTTAGAGGAGGTGGGAGAGAAGGTTTGTACCCGAAACGAAGTaaattttaagaaaaagaaGGACCAGAATAAATGGATCATAAGTACTAAAAAAAGTAATTAAACTTGTTAAGCAAGAAGAAGCCTCGTAGAAAAAGGAAATCCCACACTTGTCCAAAAGTAGCTCCAAACCTCACAGCGCTttcaatcacacacacacacacacaaacgaAACCCAGCAAACCAAAAGTAGAAAagcagagaagaagaaaaaaggagtATCAGAAATGGACTCCGTCAAGTCCTTCAAGGGCTACGGCAAAGTCGACGAGCTCGAAGAGCAGGCCTTCAAACGCAAGACCCGGAAGCGTCTCATCATCCTCTCAGTCTCCACGGTGGTTCTGTTGGCGGTGATCATCGGCGTTGTCGCGGGGGTGATCATACACAAGAGGAACAACTCGTCGTCTTCTGTACCCAACTCGACCCCCGGCCCCGAATTGACTCCGGCGGCGTCGCTGAAGGCGGTTTGCGGCGTGACCCAATACCCGAGTTCGTGTTTCTCGAGCATCTCCGCGCTCGAGACATCGAACAGCACCGACCCGGAAGTGATTTTCAAGCTCTCTCTGCAGGTCGCCATTCACGCCGCCGCGAAGCTTCCCGGGTTGCCGGCGAAAATCGGCCTGAACATCGCCAATGACACCCACCTGGAGAAAGTTCTAGACGTCTGCGAGGGCCTGTTTGAAGACGTGGTTGACAGGCTCAACGACTCGCTGACCTCCATGGATGTGAATCAGGGCGACAAGCTTCTCTCCGCCGCCAAAATCAACGACATCAAGACGTGGTTGAGCACCACATTGACGGATCAGGAGACTTGTTTGGACTCTCTGGCGGATCTCAACTCGACCCTCGTTCAAGAATTCAAGGCGGCGATGCAGAATACAACTGAATTTTCGAGCAATAGTTTGGCGATTGTGGCGAAAATCCTGAGCCTTCTTACGAATTTGAACGTTCCGGTTCACCGGAGGCTGCTCGGGGTCGGAGGATCAGAGGTGGATTTTCCGGGTTGGATTAGTCCGGGGGATAGGAGGCTGCTGCAGGACAACAATGCGACGGCGCAGATAGTGGTGGCGAAGGATGGGACGGGAGATTTTAAGACGATTCAGGAGGCGGTGGATACGGTGCCAAAGAAGAGCAAGAACAGGATTCTGATTCATGTGAAGCAAGGGGTTTATTATGAGAATGTGTTGATGGATAAGAGCAAGTGGAATGTGATGATGTTCGGAGATGGGAAGACGAAGACGGTGGTTTCCGGCAACTTGAGCTTTGTGGACGGCACCCCCACCTTCTCCACCGCCACTTTTGGTACTAATTCTTAATCGCCACCGCATTCAATTTAGTTAATCCTGTGTTAATTAGTTTCCTAATTTATTCTGTCATTGTTTTGGTTTGATTAATTTAATTCTTGTTTTGAGATTAAACAATCAATGTTCGGATTTAGGAGAAACACCTAGTGAGATAGATCATGTATTTGTTGtgttatattaatattatgttCGAAACACTTGGTGCAAATGTGGGTTAGTCCAATTGATAAGGGTGTGCCGGCTGCGTTTAGAAAACTAGCCTAATAGCCTCCAAGCCTCAAGGCATTCTAACATGGCTATTCCAATTGAAGGAAATTTCATATGGGAGTCACCCTTCTATCGAAGGGATTCACCGCCATTGTGGTCTCCTGGATCACTACACGTGGTCTTGTTCCAGAAGAGCACAATGACAGTGAATCCGTAGTATAGAAGTCCTTATCACTCATGTGAGGAATGTGAAACGTTGTGGTTGGAGCTAGGAAGGAGACCATAGACATTGAGACCAAGTCGCCTTTCAAAATTGATGACATTGATAAGGCTAAATTAGGACATGGTTTATGCATCTTCGTGTTATCTACGATGTGCTAGTGCTTCTCTTTCAACTGTTGATattgttttgttctttttttatgaaaagaaTCAAAAGATCAAAGCTTAGTTTTAATACTGTTAAGTTGGATTCGATATCCATTTGGGTGATGTGTGAGGACAGCAGATGCCCCCCACCATGTGCATGTCTGGTTTATGCTCAAATATATTGCTTGTTGTTCATGTGGTGGGCCCATTTGTTGCATATTTAATTTGCTATGCAAGTTAGCAACTTAGCACATGCCTGCTTGCCCTGAAATGCAAGTGTTGTCTGTCTATCCTGAATGACATCATGTGGTGGATCAGCTGACTTTTTCTCATTGATTGCCTGAAATTATGTTGTGTTGATGAACATCATGGATAATGCAAGCTCCTGTTCTGAGAATTagaaattttggtaaatttaACCGCTGAATATGCGAGTATGCGCTGAAGAATTCAAGGATGTTTAGCGGATGGATCCGAGCCACTTAAAGGCAATGCATATATTGTTGTATAGCAGAaggaccctaaaccctaaaacattAAACAATTGTTTGTATTGGCCTGCACCAGTCATAAGAAAACCCAACCCCTCCTATTGGTTTCTATGCAAGTATGCATTTTAAGATTATAGGAAGTGTCCCTAAAAATTGTCAAGCAATTAGGATGATTCCTTGTGTTCTTGCATTCACAATCTCTCATAAAATGTGTTGGGTTTTTATGTCTTCAGACTGAGAGACGTGATTGAGAAttcatgttttgattcaaactgtTACGTGTTTTAGCTTTCTGACTTGCATATAAACTCAATGTGTTTGGATTCTTACTGTGATTACATATTGGATTGCCAGCCGTCACAGGAAAAGGCTTCATCGTGAAAGATATGGGATTCTTCAACACTGCAGGAGCAATAAAGCACCAGGCAGTGGCATTCCGCTCTGGTTCGGACCTCTCTGTGTACTACAGATGCTTGTTTGATGGCTTCCAGGACACCCTCTATGCGCATTCCAACCGACAATTCTATCGGGAATGTGACATTACCGGCACCATAGACTTCATTTTTGGCAATGCAGCTGTAGTTTTCCAGAACTGCAACATCCAGCCCAGGCAACCTATGGCGAACCAGTTCAACACGATCACAGCTCAAGGCAAAAAGGACCCGAATCAGAACACTGGCATTTCAATCCAAAAGTGCAGATTGTCTGCGTTAGACAGTAATCTCACTGCTCAAACATATCTGGGGAGGCCTTGGAAGGATTACTCCACCACGGTCATCATGCAGTCTGACATTAGATCATTCTTGAACCCATTGGGCTGGAAGGAATGGGTTACCAACGTTGACCCACCCAACACCATATTCTATGCAGAGTACCAAAACAGTGGGCCTGGATCAGGTGTGGATCAAAGGGTTAAGTGGGCCGGTTACAACCCTACTCTTACAGATGACGAGGCGGCCAAGTTCACGGTAACATCATTGATCCAAGGCGGTGAGTGGTTGCCGGCAACTGATGTGGCATTTGAGACTACCTTGTGATCCAAGAAATCAAGAGTTGCTAAAAATTCAAACGTTCAGAAATTAATCTCTAGAAAGAATATGGTTTGatatattttctgtattttatcGTTCTATCGTTACAGAGTTGGTAGCCATACATATCTGTTACACTTTGTGTATCTCCTCTTCCTTTCTTGCCCTACTTTACCACTCTCCCCTGGAAAGTCATGTAGTTACATTCTCTTTTGATTGTTACACTTGAAAATACATGAAATATTCTGATCAAGATTTTGTTCAAATTAGTGTTGAAGAActctctctccaatttcctgAAAATCAATTGTTTTCAATAAGAAAAACTCTCAATTTTGAGTCCGAACGTCTGTATAAGGCACCAAACACGAGTGTGAGACTAAGATACAAAGGGTTAAGCATTGTCACACAAGGGAGAAATTCTCCCGTCTAGAATTCATATGCGGAGCACCAAAGCGTATGGGATGCTACCAAAATACTCACCAATGAGTTTCTCCAAGGAGTTAGAGAATGAAAATGATTGAGGAGTTAGAGAACGAAAATGATTGGGGAAGTGAGAGAAGAGGATGGGTTGGTGGAGATAGAACATGGATGATGGTACTTCTTTTTTCTTGGTGAATAAGTTTTGGATATAGAATTGCTTGGTGCAAAAGTTGTCCTGTCCTATGGCCACACAAAGACTCTTAATGAAATATTCACAAAATGAAAATAGATGGAGATCTACCATAATGACGGAAATATTGGACAAACACAATATAGTACACAACGTAAAATTCACACAAATTCAAGATTTGATGTGTACATAAGTAACACAATTCAAACACTTATaaccactgttctaaaaatccccgcctaggtGTTAGATGGTTGGCCACTGCCTCGATTAATgcttaggcgtttgaaaattaaaaaatggcaCCTAAACATGCTGAGGTGCCGTCCTAGACAACATAGACACCCGCCTAACCCACCCAGACCTACCTAGGTTGTGACttacttagatagaaaataaataactttcattttacatttttttcccAGTAAATTGTAAGatacttgttgaatacttaaatgaacacacattatatgcttgttcctcatgttttcattatattccaatacttcataatatttatgtcattctattttgtagtttatgatgtatttacatatattttatgTACAAAAGCACTTATTTAcataaaatataatagatttacttaaaacCGCCTAGTTCGCCTAGGCACCCACCTTGCAACCTAGGCGCTAAGCTCCAGCCTGCCGCCCGACTAGCACATTTTTGAACCTTGCTTATAATCATTTTACCACAATGATGAAAAACAATCATGCATATGCAACTTGATGCGATTTGATCTTCAcaactaattataaaaaaaaacaaatgatagATTGTCCTAATGGTTAAGATATTCCTATTCAATCAAATGCGTTGCTGATTCGAACCTTTTATATTCCTTGAATACAAACTAATCTACAATATCGctgcaataaaataataaaaaatgctagtattattttaataatttttgtttagtttttccGATGAATACTTtgattttatttctttattgattttatttaattttcccCGTTGAATGGATCTAGTGTTTGACACGAAAGGAATACAGATGTACATGAGTAATGCATGACGTGGATGTCCATCGAACTTCCAATCGCTGCATATGGTAAAAAGAAGGGGGTGCTTCTCTTTTTTCTAAATTCCCTCCTATTTTTTCTCTCGCTCTTCTCTCTGTGTGTGTATCAAAAAAGATTTTAACCGTAACTTAATTGTAATcgtttaaataaaataaagaaatatagaGAGTTAGGGACATAatttttaacacaaaatttTAACATAACTTAACAAGGTTGTGGCCGTTTAAATAGAATGAGTAAATGTAGGAGGAGATAATCTTACTAAAAAAAGAAGGCAATAGAAAAGCATGACTTGGCAATGATGTGAAAATCCAAATAAAAAACAGAAGGTCATATCATATCCTGTGGGCGAACGGCATCGAAACAGTGAGCGTGGCTTCCTTCGAAGGACGTGCCCAGAAAACGTGAAAATTTACCGCTTTGCATCACATAACGCGTAATCTCCCAGCTTTTTTCTTCCCTCTATAAAAAGAGAGACTGTTGAAGATGCGGAAATTCGGAAGCGGCAGAGTCAGAGCTCTTCTCATCCGTTCCTTTCAGCAAAAGCAGATTCGTtcaacctcctcctcctctctgtTTGCTTCTTCTCACTCGCGTTTCCTGTCCGCCGCTCCAGCTGTAGATTTCCCTCCTTCCTCTCCTCCCATGGCTGATCACTCTGCTTCACGTCCCTCTCCTCCCGTCACTCTCCAGAACATCAATCCCAAGGTTTGTGATTTTTTTCCCAACTGGGTTTTTGATCTTTTCTcagttgggtttttgtttttgttttgcttaTTTTGGCTGTTTTTGTGCAGATTGCTGTGTATTTTCATATgtattttggtgtttgtttacTGTTTGATTGATTTTATCTGTGTGGATGCTCAAAGGTTTTTGATTTATTGTTTCTTCATCTGGGTTTGCTTTGAtttgtttgttattttaatCCAGATAGTTCTTTTGGTCTttaattttcatgtgttttcttaaaatttataataataattattaacaaataaatgattgatgatggatCATGGATGTATGGTGCATTGCtgtggttaattttttttttctattttatttcaaccCACACTGGCTCTCTTGTTCTGGATCTCAGTtagttattttatattttaacttTTGACAAATTAATTTAACTCATAACTCATATTTGGATCACTCTGATGAGtttatttgatttgtttttaatttcaagAGGGTAGTAATTGAATTGATTGGTTATTTAATCTAGGTTTTTGTTTCTCACATTCAAATACTtaaatttgtttcttgatttcttAGTACTGGTGAACATTTTCTATTCCATTTGTCACTCACATCTAATTTTTACAGGTTTTGAAATGTGAATATGCTGTCCGAGGTGAAATCGTCACCCTTGCACAGGTACATACATCGACTGTATAGAAATTAATCAAGTGAAGTAATTCTGTCCCTTTATCTTAATCTCGACTGTAATGTCGTCCTGTCACAGAGGTTACAAGAAGAGTTAAAGGCGAATCCGGGCTCTCATCCCTTTGATGAGGTGTGTTTACTTTCTCCTTTGATGAGTTACAGTATTGAATCTATATCTTTTAAGACATTTCTCTCACTTTGGGTACTTACTGTGAACATATGTTATACAGATTCTCTACTGCAATATCGGAAATCCTCAGTCTCTTGGTCAACAACCGATAACATTTTTCCGAGAGGTTGGTTTAGTGGACTACATGGTTGATAACATTAATGCTGAAACATCTCATGTAATCCTTGATCGTTACAATCTTTCTTTCAGATTCTTGCATTATGCGACCATCCAGCTATCTTGGACAAAAGCGAAACACAGGGTTTGTTCAGGTATTGGAAAAATGTAACATATAAGAATATATATTTTAGGCTGCCCTACAATCCTATTCAATTCAATTGTAGGAATTCATAGAGAAGTCTTCCCAGaagttaaaaatcttatctttCTGTTGATATCATTCTTACCCGTTGCAGTGCCGATGCAATAGAGCGGGCATGGGAGATTCTGGATCAAATTCCTGGAAGAGCAACTGGTGCTTACAGTCACAGTCAGGTAATGATCGTAGGTTTTACATCACATAAATTTGTAAAACTAGGACGAAACTCGTGAGCAATATGTCATATATTTCACCCACTTTGGCATCAGGGTATCAAGGGTTTACGTGATACAATTGCTGCTGGAATTGAAGCTCGTGATGGATATCCTGCTAATCCGAATGATATTTTCTTAACTGATGGTGCAAGCCCTGCGGTATCTCCTGAGTTCCCTTCTGTTCAATTTTAGTAGCGTCACAGTGTTCCTCAATATATTAAGTTCCACTTCATTACATACCATCTCCATTTCTATCTTTCCAGGTCCATATGATGATGCAATTGCTGATAAGTTCAGAGAAGGATGGGATTCTTTGTCCCATTCCTCAATACCCTTTGTACTCTGCGTCAATAGCCCTCCACGGTGGCACACTGGTATGTCTGGATTTTAAGAGGTTTATCCATTTGATAAATGTCATTAGTATTTATACTTGACTATTGAAGCACTACTAGTTATTAGCTAAAACTCAAGATTAAACTGATTAGTGATTTGCCTGATTAATGGGAAATTGACGTTAAATGACTGCTAGAAACTAGAAgttggaatatatatatatatatatatatatatatatatatatatatatgtcatttatTGTTGTAAGAATTCAAATCTGTGGCTTGGTGTACGCAGGTTCCTTATTTTCTTGATGAGGCATCAGGGTGGGGATTGGAAACTTCTGAGTTGAAGAAGCAATTGGAGGATGCGAAGTCCAAGGGTATCAATGTAAGGGCCTTGGTCGTGATAAATCCAGGCAACCCAACAGGACAGGTGAGATATCAATGTCTTTTAATCAGAAAATTCCTTGTCAATAGTGGAGTTTTCTCAAGAGAGTGTTATTGGAAGAGAATCTTGCGCTTAATTCTAGAATGTCATTGGTTGAGTTTTATGGTATCTTGTCTGCAGGTTCTTGCCGAGGACAACCAGCGGCAGATTGTGGACTTCTGCAAGCAAGAAGGTCTTGTTTTGCTAGCAGATGAGGTAgatggactttttttttttggaagcaaTTACTTTGTGACATGGTTGGAGAATTGTAATTGTTGTTAGAAACTTCTATAGCTACTTCCTGGTctaatgttttgttgaattttaCACAGGTTTATCAAGAAAATGTTTATGTACCTGATAAGGAGTTTCATTCATTCAAGAAGGTATCCCGGTCTATGGGATATGGCGAGCAGGATATTTCTCTGGTATCATTTCAATCAGTCTCTAAAGGTAATTAGGTGGATCGTTATGTTTGTCATGATGGCGAGTAGCTCATGGAAATTAATGAACCCGGAAgaatttgtcattgtttttttctttcttctgtaGGGTACTACGGGGAGTGTGGAAAAAGAGGTGGTTACATGGAAGTCACTGGAATCAGTCCTGAAGTAAGGGAACAAATATACAAAATGGCATCCGTAAATCTTTGTTCTAATATCTCGGGTCAGATTCTTGCAAGCCTTGTCATGAGTCCACCAAAGGTGAGTTTATTATCTTTTAGTAATCTTGTATTTGACTTTTCCCGTAGAAATTAATTTTGGGTTTAGGATTGAGGATTGAACATCTAGTTAGGTTCAAATATTGGAATATCTGAAATGGGAGAAGGCATATACTAGTTTAAAACCATTTGGCAGACACTTGTGACAGTTCTGAGGCGTTTTGAAGCTTATTATTTAACAAATTTCCAAACATTTCAAATCAGAAATTTTTGAACCATTTTCTTCTGTTAAGTGCGGCATTGGGGCTTTGGAGGAGTGCAATTTTGCTCgtcattgtatttaaatttgTTACACATGGCATGGGGATCTGGAAATTCAGTTGATCTTAAACTTGGTAAATCAAATAAGTTTGTTTTCTAATGATGAAATTTGTTGGTTGAATTCAGGTTGGAGATGAATCCTATGAAATGTATTTGGCAGAGAAGGATGGAATTCTGTCATCCCTAGCAAGGCGTGCAAAGGTTAGTGAATTCTGTCATCGCGAGACAGTAAAGACAATAGGATGACTTTAGTTTCTGAAGTTCAGTGAATTTTTTGCATAGCGCGACTGATTTTCTTTTGAAACACAGGCATTAGAAGAAGCATTGAACAGCTTAGAGGGTGTGACATGCAACAGAGCAGAAGGAGCAATGTATCTCTTTCCCTGCATAAACCTGCCTCAAAAGGCAATTAAAGCAGCGGAGGCTGCAAAGACAGCCCCAGATGCATTCTACTGTCGCCGCCTTCTCAATGCCACAGGAGTTGTTGTCGTTCC is a genomic window of Malus domestica chromosome 09, GDT2T_hap1 containing:
- the LOC103443625 gene encoding pectinesterase 3 → MDSVKSFKGYGKVDELEEQAFKRKTRKRLIILSVSTVVLLAVIIGVVAGVIIHKRNNSSSSVPNSTPGPELTPAASLKAVCGVTQYPSSCFSSISALETSNSTDPEVIFKLSLQVAIHAAAKLPGLPAKIGLNIANDTHLEKVLDVCEGLFEDVVDRLNDSLTSMDVNQGDKLLSAAKINDIKTWLSTTLTDQETCLDSLADLNSTLVQEFKAAMQNTTEFSSNSLAIVAKILSLLTNLNVPVHRRLLGVGGSEVDFPGWISPGDRRLLQDNNATAQIVVAKDGTGDFKTIQEAVDTVPKKSKNRILIHVKQGVYYENVLMDKSKWNVMMFGDGKTKTVVSGNLSFVDGTPTFSTATFAVTGKGFIVKDMGFFNTAGAIKHQAVAFRSGSDLSVYYRCLFDGFQDTLYAHSNRQFYRECDITGTIDFIFGNAAVVFQNCNIQPRQPMANQFNTITAQGKKDPNQNTGISIQKCRLSALDSNLTAQTYLGRPWKDYSTTVIMQSDIRSFLNPLGWKEWVTNVDPPNTIFYAEYQNSGPGSGVDQRVKWAGYNPTLTDDEAAKFTVTSLIQGGEWLPATDVAFETTL
- the LOC103443626 gene encoding alanine aminotransferase 2, translated to MRKFGSGRVRALLIRSFQQKQIRSTSSSSLFASSHSRFLSAAPAVDFPPSSPPMADHSASRPSPPVTLQNINPKVLKCEYAVRGEIVTLAQRLQEELKANPGSHPFDEILYCNIGNPQSLGQQPITFFREILALCDHPAILDKSETQGLFSADAIERAWEILDQIPGRATGAYSHSQGIKGLRDTIAAGIEARDGYPANPNDIFLTDGASPAVHMMMQLLISSEKDGILCPIPQYPLYSASIALHGGTLVPYFLDEASGWGLETSELKKQLEDAKSKGINVRALVVINPGNPTGQVLAEDNQRQIVDFCKQEGLVLLADEVYQENVYVPDKEFHSFKKVSRSMGYGEQDISLVSFQSVSKGYYGECGKRGGYMEVTGISPEVREQIYKMASVNLCSNISGQILASLVMSPPKVGDESYEMYLAEKDGILSSLARRAKALEEALNSLEGVTCNRAEGAMYLFPCINLPQKAIKAAEAAKTAPDAFYCRRLLNATGVVVVPGSGFGQVPGTWHFRCTILPQEDKIPAIVTRLTDFHKSFMDEFRD